CACCGGTGGGCGGCCAGAATCCCCGGCATGATCGAGATCGATGGCCGCTCGCTGCGGCTGGAGGACGTGGAAGCAGTCGCGCGCGGCGGGTTGCGCGTGGCGCTCGGGGCGGATGCCCGTGACCGCGTGGAACGGGCGCGCGCGCTCGTGGACCGCATCGTCGCGGAGCACCGCGTCGTGTATGGCATCACCACCGGCTTCGGTGCTCTTTCCGAGGTGGTCATCCCGCCCGAGCGGATCCGGGAGCTGCAGGCCAACCTGATCCGCAGCCATGCCGCTGGCGTCGGCGAGCCGTTCCCGGTCGAGGAGGCGCGTGCGATCACGCTGCTGCGCGCCAATGTGCTCGCGCTCGGGCATTCGGGAGTGCGACCCGTCGTCATCGAGCGGCTGCTCGATCTGCTGAACCATTCCATCACCCCGGTCATCCCGTCGCGCGGCAGTGTCGGCGCGAGCGGCGACCTCGCGCCGCTGTCGCACCTGGCCCTCGTGCTCATCGGGGAGGGGGAGGCATGGGTGGACGGTGAGCGGGTGAGCGGTGCGGATGCGCTCGCGCGCTTCGGGCTGGAGCCGCTCGTGCTGGAGGCCAAGGAAGGGCTCGCCCTGAACAACGGCACGCAGGCGCACACGGCCGTCGGCATCCTTGCACTGCTCGCGGCGGAGCGCGCGGTCGACACGATCGACGTCGCGGGCGCGCTCAGCCTGGAGGCACTGCGCGGCACCCCCGACGCGTTCGCGCCGCAGATCCAGCAGGTGCGGCCGCACGCGGGGCAGGCGCACAGCGCGACGCGACTCCGTTCACTGCTCGCCGACTCCGAGATCCGCGAC
This genomic interval from Longimicrobiales bacterium contains the following:
- the hutH gene encoding histidine ammonia-lyase; this encodes MIEIDGRSLRLEDVEAVARGGLRVALGADARDRVERARALVDRIVAEHRVVYGITTGFGALSEVVIPPERIRELQANLIRSHAAGVGEPFPVEEARAITLLRANVLALGHSGVRPVVIERLLDLLNHSITPVIPSRGSVGASGDLAPLSHLALVLIGEGEAWVDGERVSGADALARFGLEPLVLEAKEGLALNNGTQAHTAVGILALLAAERAVDTIDVAGALSLEALRGTPDAFAPQIQQVRPHAGQAHSATRLRSLLADSEIRDSHRDNDPRVQDAYSLRCMPQVHGAARNGLGYVRSVLEIEANSATDNPLIFPDDEMVISGGNFHGQPVAQVLDLLAMVCADLAAISERRIARMIDPSLSAGLPAFLVEDVGVNSGLMMVQIVAAALVNEIRLRANPASTDSVPTDNNKEDHVSMGVAAALKAREAVRLLETVLALELITAAQGLEFLKPLRPGKRVEQAYSLVRSVVEPLVHDRVLSGDIAAVEGLVREGAFARV